A genomic stretch from uncultured Cohaesibacter sp. includes:
- a CDS encoding restriction endonuclease: MRGGLGKADFLAANDQKIEGFIMKKDRRFTIEAEGLPDLPGMMLATIEALKLIGGSATIHELDEKIIEIEGLSEEEQSFAMTGNEPRTRVNYYLSWARTYLRRGGAIENSARGIWALTEKGEAISSLSETKVIYRQVNNEEKERARLKRLEKKQRTVELIGSENNISEAEAKKADWKSKLLSTALAMTPDAFERLSQRLLREAGFVKVEVRGKTGDGGVDGVGVLRVNLVSFQVYFQCKRWKGSVGAKEIRDFRGAMQGRADKGLFITTGTFTSQASDEATRDGAIAIDLIDGQRLCDLLKQYELGVSTKMIESVEINLDWFDGI; encoded by the coding sequence ATGCGCGGCGGGTTGGGTAAAGCAGATTTTCTCGCTGCCAACGACCAGAAGATTGAAGGATTCATTATGAAGAAAGATCGCCGTTTCACAATCGAAGCCGAGGGTCTGCCAGATCTTCCCGGTATGATGCTTGCCACTATCGAAGCCCTCAAGCTAATCGGCGGCTCGGCAACAATCCATGAGCTCGACGAAAAGATCATCGAAATCGAGGGTTTGAGCGAAGAAGAACAATCCTTCGCCATGACTGGTAATGAACCTCGCACACGGGTGAACTACTATCTGTCCTGGGCGCGCACCTATTTACGAAGAGGCGGAGCAATCGAGAATTCAGCACGAGGTATTTGGGCACTTACCGAAAAAGGTGAGGCAATTTCATCTCTTTCAGAAACAAAAGTAATCTATAGGCAGGTCAACAATGAGGAAAAGGAACGTGCGCGCCTGAAACGCTTAGAGAAAAAGCAGCGAACAGTTGAACTGATTGGTTCAGAAAACAACATTTCTGAAGCAGAAGCCAAGAAAGCTGATTGGAAATCAAAACTGCTTTCAACGGCGCTGGCTATGACACCCGATGCGTTCGAACGCCTTTCTCAAAGATTGCTACGGGAAGCAGGATTCGTCAAAGTCGAAGTGCGTGGAAAGACGGGCGATGGTGGTGTTGATGGCGTTGGGGTGTTGCGCGTTAATCTCGTGTCTTTCCAAGTCTATTTCCAATGCAAACGCTGGAAGGGTAGCGTGGGGGCTAAAGAAATCAGAGATTTTCGCGGTGCAATGCAAGGACGCGCTGACAAAGGCCTATTCATAACGACAGGAACCTTTACGAGCCAAGCGTCAGATGAAGCAACCAGAGACGGAGCCATTGCCATCGACCTCATCGACGGCCAACGCCTATGCGACCTCCTCAAGCAATATGAATTGGGCGTCTCAACCAAGATGATCGAAAGCGTGGAAATCAACTTGGATTGGTTTGATGGGATATAG
- a CDS encoding tyrosine-type recombinase/integrase, protein MNFEFATHIEDFLEFCRTQQYLSDNTILSYRQDLRAFAKFLARTGTQPIQSDCILDYMNDLRSRQALAPATVRRRMVCLKKFFKWASKSVQDGPTPFDGLELDLKVPKRLPRPIDRDTLRQLFVSELRHLPRAQSRTEALGHSSEFVTVLAIRLLIVTGLRVGELTHIRIRDLSTDCSRIRVIGKGNRERSVYVTNKQLLSDLKHHCTQRQQADQQEAYLFLNVRGARLSEAAFRKRLKSLSAGLSLGEVLTPHRFRHSAATLLIEEGIDIRIVQRLLGHASIATTEIYTRVSDNSLIQAVSRADTLGQIDPR, encoded by the coding sequence ATGAATTTTGAATTCGCGACCCATATTGAAGACTTCCTGGAGTTCTGCCGTACTCAACAGTACCTTAGTGACAATACGATTTTGAGCTACCGACAGGATCTGCGAGCGTTCGCCAAGTTTCTTGCTCGCACCGGGACGCAGCCGATACAGAGTGATTGCATTCTCGACTATATGAACGATCTGCGATCGCGACAGGCCTTGGCACCAGCCACGGTGCGTCGAAGAATGGTTTGTTTGAAGAAATTCTTTAAGTGGGCGTCCAAGTCTGTACAGGATGGGCCAACACCTTTTGATGGGCTGGAGCTAGACCTCAAGGTGCCGAAAAGGCTTCCCAGACCTATTGACAGAGATACTCTCCGACAACTGTTCGTATCCGAACTAAGACATCTTCCGAGAGCTCAAAGTCGCACAGAAGCACTGGGCCATTCTTCAGAATTTGTAACCGTGCTAGCAATCAGGCTGTTGATTGTCACGGGTCTCCGGGTCGGGGAACTCACCCATATCAGAATCAGAGATTTGTCGACAGATTGTTCGCGGATCCGCGTTATTGGGAAGGGAAACAGAGAACGCTCGGTTTATGTAACGAATAAACAGCTTTTGTCTGATCTAAAGCACCATTGCACACAGAGACAGCAAGCTGACCAGCAGGAAGCGTACTTGTTTCTGAATGTAAGGGGCGCACGTTTGTCAGAAGCGGCTTTTCGAAAGCGCCTCAAAAGCCTTTCCGCTGGATTATCGCTCGGTGAAGTACTGACGCCACATCGTTTCCGCCATTCCGCCGCGACTCTGCTGATTGAAGAGGGGATCGACATCAGAATAGTCCAGCGTCTGCTTGGGCACGCCTCGATTGCAACCACTGAAATCTATACGCGCGTATCAGATAATTCGCTTATTCAGGCAGTCTCTCGAGCTGACACTTTGGGGCAAATCGATCCGAGGTAA
- a CDS encoding DNA methyltransferase gives MNTPTDPANTSDLALSNVDAFITRWKESGGSEMANFQSFANELTELLGVERPKPAKEDGQNNDYRFERPVTFTHTGSNNRGRIDLYRKGCFILEAKQGGNRAEKPKDGIEALAKQSASKERLGHGQRGTAKWDDTMLKARGQADRYARAVSKEDGWPPFLIIADVGHVFEIYADFSGIGQGYTQFPDGNRYRISIDDLRKEETRDLLRTIWTNPLSLNPALQSAKVTRAIASHLAELGKSFEAQGHDSEKVASFLMRCLFSMFAEDVKLLPNRSFTDLLKRLESQPDKVQSAFSNLWQTMDTGGFCGVLMEDLKRFNGGLFKNAEALPINDHQLALLIEAAEADWKQVEPAIFGTLLERALNKRERHKLGAHFTPRAYVERLVIPTVIEPLRMDWDSVKASVQRLTEDGKNKEALQTVHEFHRKLCEVKVLDPACGSGNFLYVAMEMMKRLEGEVTALLEELGEQQGALSLSGYTVDPHQFLGIELNPWAAAVAELVLWIGYLQWHFRTHGDASPTEPVLRDFQNIENRDAVLDWDDKEVSLDENGEPVTRWDGITTKPHPVTGEEVPDPTARIKVYDYKNPKPANWPEAHFIVGNPPFIGASRLRDYLGDGYTEALWKAYPKMPQSADLVMFWWEKAALRARDYDASKGIESRRFGFITTNSLRQTFNCRVLEPHLGDPKKPLSLLFAIPDHPWVDSKDGAAVRIAMTVAAKGSRTGRLLTVATESKEESEEGGREVTFNHQIGKIFGNLRIGADVLGSNSLQSNKGLAHMGMKLHGSGFIVSKEEVDLLIAPAENELEKVIRPYMNGRDLAQCSRGLFAIDLYPLDVEHVRSKYPKIYQHVRDTVKPERDQNREPWRKKHWWWYGRTHEELRKSSNGISNIIATTRTAKHRLFSFLPSTIIAESKIVVITLPNKWQYSVLSSKTHSIFALAAGGWLGAGNDPTYNHTDCFNKFPFPDPTDAQRATLDRLGEELDAHRKRQQEAHPKLTLTQMYNVMEKLRAGESIEGKDKDIYDQGLIGILKDIHDQIDVAVAEAYGWPVDLTDEEILFRLVDLNKERAAEEAAGHIRWLRPDYQNPDGTKTEATDKQAKMDVASTETKDKAPWPKALPDQFAAVREALEELGEASPEQVARRFKRARTTTVEPLLASLAALGQAQITDDGRYAA, from the coding sequence GTGAATACCCCAACCGATCCTGCCAACACTTCCGATCTAGCTCTCAGCAACGTTGATGCCTTCATCACACGCTGGAAGGAGTCAGGTGGCAGTGAAATGGCGAATTTCCAAAGTTTTGCTAACGAGTTGACCGAGCTATTGGGCGTTGAGCGGCCCAAACCTGCCAAGGAAGATGGCCAGAACAACGATTATCGGTTCGAGCGCCCCGTCACCTTCACGCATACGGGCAGCAATAACAGAGGCCGGATCGATCTCTATCGCAAGGGTTGTTTCATTCTGGAAGCCAAGCAGGGCGGCAATCGCGCTGAAAAGCCAAAAGATGGCATTGAAGCTCTGGCGAAACAATCAGCCAGCAAGGAGCGTCTCGGTCACGGCCAGCGAGGCACGGCAAAATGGGACGATACCATGCTCAAAGCGCGAGGGCAGGCAGACCGTTATGCCCGCGCTGTTTCGAAGGAAGATGGATGGCCGCCCTTTTTGATCATTGCTGATGTTGGGCATGTATTTGAGATATACGCGGACTTCTCCGGCATTGGTCAGGGCTATACCCAGTTCCCCGATGGCAACCGATATCGCATTTCTATCGATGATCTACGAAAAGAAGAAACGCGCGATCTTCTGCGGACGATATGGACCAATCCGCTTTCACTCAATCCGGCTCTTCAATCAGCCAAAGTCACCCGTGCAATTGCGTCCCATTTGGCAGAACTCGGAAAGAGCTTTGAAGCTCAGGGCCATGATAGTGAGAAGGTGGCCAGCTTCCTTATGCGCTGCCTTTTCTCCATGTTCGCCGAAGACGTCAAATTGCTACCCAATCGCAGCTTCACGGATCTCTTAAAGCGGCTAGAGAGCCAGCCGGACAAGGTTCAATCCGCTTTCAGCAATCTCTGGCAGACCATGGACACAGGCGGCTTCTGCGGGGTGCTGATGGAGGATCTCAAGCGCTTCAATGGTGGCCTGTTCAAAAATGCTGAAGCACTCCCAATCAACGATCACCAACTTGCTCTCCTGATAGAAGCAGCAGAGGCTGACTGGAAACAGGTGGAACCAGCCATCTTCGGCACGCTCCTGGAACGCGCCCTGAATAAACGCGAACGCCACAAGCTGGGGGCTCACTTCACCCCGCGCGCTTATGTCGAAAGATTGGTCATTCCCACCGTCATTGAACCGCTCCGCATGGATTGGGACAGCGTCAAAGCGTCTGTTCAGCGCCTGACCGAGGATGGCAAAAACAAGGAAGCCCTTCAAACCGTGCATGAGTTCCATCGCAAGCTTTGCGAGGTGAAGGTTCTCGACCCTGCCTGTGGTTCGGGCAACTTCCTTTATGTTGCCATGGAAATGATGAAACGGCTTGAAGGGGAAGTCACGGCGCTACTGGAAGAGTTGGGCGAACAGCAAGGCGCCTTGAGTCTCTCCGGCTATACGGTCGACCCGCATCAATTCCTCGGCATTGAGCTTAATCCTTGGGCGGCGGCTGTGGCTGAACTGGTGCTCTGGATCGGCTATCTGCAATGGCATTTTCGCACCCATGGCGACGCCTCGCCCACAGAGCCAGTCCTGCGAGATTTCCAGAATATCGAAAATCGCGATGCCGTTCTGGATTGGGATGATAAGGAGGTCTCTCTTGATGAGAATGGGGAGCCGGTCACACGGTGGGATGGCATAACAACCAAGCCTCATCCTGTCACTGGCGAAGAAGTGCCAGACCCGACCGCTCGCATCAAGGTCTATGATTATAAAAACCCGAAACCGGCAAACTGGCCAGAGGCACATTTCATCGTCGGGAATCCGCCGTTTATTGGCGCGAGCCGCCTGCGCGATTATCTCGGTGATGGCTACACAGAAGCGCTCTGGAAGGCCTATCCTAAGATGCCGCAAAGTGCCGATCTTGTCATGTTCTGGTGGGAAAAAGCAGCCTTGAGGGCGCGGGACTATGACGCCTCCAAAGGCATAGAAAGCCGCCGGTTCGGCTTCATTACCACGAACAGCTTGCGTCAGACCTTCAATTGCCGGGTGCTGGAACCGCATTTAGGCGACCCGAAAAAACCGCTTTCCCTGCTCTTTGCCATTCCCGATCATCCATGGGTGGACAGCAAGGATGGCGCCGCCGTGCGCATCGCCATGACGGTGGCCGCCAAGGGCAGCCGAACCGGACGTTTATTGACTGTGGCAACCGAGAGCAAAGAAGAAAGTGAAGAAGGCGGTCGTGAGGTTACCTTTAATCATCAGATTGGCAAGATTTTTGGCAATCTAAGGATTGGAGCGGATGTGTTAGGGAGTAATTCATTGCAATCCAATAAAGGTTTAGCTCACATGGGAATGAAGCTTCATGGTTCAGGATTTATCGTATCCAAGGAAGAAGTGGATCTATTAATTGCTCCTGCTGAAAATGAGTTGGAAAAAGTTATACGACCATACATGAATGGCAGAGATCTGGCACAATGCTCTCGTGGTCTTTTTGCAATCGATTTGTATCCACTTGATGTAGAACACGTTAGAAGTAAATACCCCAAAATATATCAACATGTTAGAGATACCGTTAAACCAGAGCGTGATCAAAATAGAGAGCCTTGGAGAAAGAAACATTGGTGGTGGTATGGTCGAACACACGAGGAACTCAGAAAATCTTCAAACGGCATTTCTAATATAATCGCCACCACGCGAACGGCAAAACATAGGTTGTTTTCCTTTTTACCTTCTACAATAATTGCTGAGAGTAAAATCGTAGTTATTACTCTACCAAATAAATGGCAGTACTCTGTCCTAAGCAGCAAGACCCATTCCATTTTCGCTTTAGCTGCTGGAGGCTGGCTTGGGGCGGGCAACGATCCAACATATAATCACACGGACTGTTTTAACAAATTTCCCTTCCCCGATCCCACTGACGCCCAACGCGCCACCCTTGACCGCCTCGGCGAGGAATTGGACGCGCATCGCAAAAGGCAGCAGGAAGCCCATCCCAAGCTGACCCTGACACAAATGTATAATGTGATGGAAAAATTGCGCGCAGGCGAGTCCATCGAAGGCAAGGACAAAGACATCTATGATCAGGGTTTGATCGGCATCCTTAAGGACATTCACGATCAGATCGATGTGGCCGTCGCTGAGGCTTATGGCTGGCCCGTTGACCTGACAGACGAAGAGATTCTCTTCCGCCTTGTAGACCTGAACAAGGAACGGGCTGCCGAGGAGGCTGCGGGCCATATCCGCTGGTTGCGGCCTGACTATCAGAACCCTGATGGCACCAAAACTGAGGCAACGGACAAACAAGCCAAGATGGACGTTGCGTCTACAGAGACCAAGGACAAGGCGCCATGGCCCAAGGCCCTACCAGACCAATTTGCCGCCGTGCGTGAGGCTCTTGAGGAGCTGGGTGAAGCATCACCGGAACAGGTCGCCCGCCGCTTCAAGCGAGCCCGCACCACAACCGTTGAGCCTCTCCTCGCCAGCCTTGCTGCCCTTGGTCAGGCCCAAATCACTGACGATGGGAGATATGCCGCATGA
- a CDS encoding AAA family ATPase — translation MDGETGRFFRSEDGWPFVLREQELEEAISFLDVGGSSRSRVLKLLGTSGVGKSFFARELLVRIAQANRDVITLYLDTPPSDLEASRIIEKLGRLLSKESAATRQHPISLSRKMASKLKQRKLLFNVSFLGYLYGVFRDLVAQIPIAGPFVKAILPVKLPTRAKPIQGDAALFLHCLELSHSHPVVLALDNIQFLPSSVLEILDQAFEMAGAKLRLIVLERTNHDTPQDWQPQIANAISHDIALKEVSESDTLVIVETVLPNHEDPTGLANSLYRRSEGNLKAIWFQLKFICDRFELGDELAVQSGTYENVVRSLPPLDQFILRTIVILLGGLSVVHLIELLKAANLGADPNQISWAINDMMAMGLLVLNSETHDKIRVEHERVASVVTDLTPEEEKLELREQIVQSIVRLLASKQLAEEDVLYDRLIGSTHESEVRASPQIQAHIVNFIHTKQDQEQFAYLSTLGRDTVCWDIVDILPSSTIAILLNAIQRCALFGFGLILAEKCKKVEAHRALSNLYEAKYLVQLFRYEIAQDSLKEAKSGPERDLVSFNILINLNKNDEATDIAQRVYSKALRETCSEFEYAILRSAGHLFCQAEASEMLQVSVSGFQKLGSDFGTATTLSNLAIVEMLQGQTSKAEKHLKQACDGLQTLLSSEIYQPLVNLSALALMRQDFVEAAEFLKLARDDAPRTLAMDALMFDYNGLALAILTGKISGKNACQTCLKIHHKAQKTKDIRFIETLGWFSNELAVHFDSGKNVQFSDEIMARVLNPKLAGLELFLSTSKLGPEMRVPYILSPHWRY, via the coding sequence GTGGATGGTGAAACTGGACGATTTTTTAGATCTGAAGATGGCTGGCCTTTTGTCCTTAGAGAGCAGGAGCTGGAAGAAGCAATTTCTTTTCTCGATGTTGGTGGATCAAGTCGATCAAGAGTCCTTAAATTGCTCGGGACTTCTGGAGTTGGGAAGAGTTTTTTTGCTCGGGAACTGCTGGTTCGGATTGCCCAAGCAAACAGAGACGTTATAACACTATACCTCGATACGCCTCCTTCTGATCTCGAAGCATCAAGAATAATCGAGAAACTGGGAAGGCTCCTCAGCAAAGAGAGCGCTGCGACGCGACAGCATCCTATTAGTCTGTCCAGAAAAATGGCTTCCAAACTGAAGCAAAGAAAGCTGCTGTTTAACGTGTCCTTTCTTGGCTATCTTTACGGAGTATTTCGTGACTTAGTTGCACAAATCCCGATAGCTGGCCCATTTGTCAAAGCTATCCTGCCTGTGAAACTTCCGACCAGGGCTAAACCGATCCAGGGAGATGCGGCTCTTTTTTTGCACTGTCTTGAATTGTCACATAGTCACCCAGTAGTTTTAGCGCTCGACAATATCCAATTTTTACCATCAAGCGTCTTGGAAATACTGGATCAGGCGTTTGAAATGGCTGGTGCAAAGTTGCGTCTAATCGTCCTCGAGCGAACCAATCATGACACCCCTCAAGATTGGCAGCCTCAGATTGCAAATGCCATTTCACATGATATTGCTTTGAAGGAAGTTTCAGAGTCAGACACTCTAGTCATTGTAGAAACAGTGCTACCAAATCATGAGGATCCGACAGGTTTGGCCAACAGCCTTTACCGACGCAGCGAAGGCAACCTCAAGGCAATCTGGTTTCAGCTCAAATTTATATGTGACAGGTTTGAACTGGGGGATGAGCTTGCCGTTCAAAGTGGAACATACGAAAATGTAGTGAGATCACTTCCTCCGCTTGATCAGTTCATTCTTCGGACTATCGTTATTCTACTCGGCGGCTTATCAGTAGTTCACCTTATAGAACTTTTGAAAGCTGCAAATCTTGGTGCTGATCCCAATCAGATTTCGTGGGCCATCAATGATATGATGGCAATGGGATTGCTTGTTCTCAATTCAGAAACCCATGACAAGATTAGAGTGGAGCATGAAAGAGTCGCCAGTGTTGTCACTGATTTGACGCCAGAAGAAGAAAAGCTGGAATTGCGTGAACAGATAGTCCAATCAATTGTTCGGCTCCTGGCAAGCAAGCAATTGGCCGAAGAGGATGTGCTCTACGATCGACTGATAGGAAGTACTCATGAAAGTGAAGTAAGAGCCAGTCCCCAAATTCAGGCCCATATCGTGAATTTTATTCACACCAAGCAGGACCAGGAACAGTTTGCATATCTTTCAACGTTGGGCCGTGACACCGTTTGTTGGGACATCGTAGACATTCTCCCTTCGTCAACAATCGCTATTTTATTGAATGCCATTCAGCGATGTGCGCTCTTTGGATTTGGCCTGATCCTTGCTGAAAAGTGTAAGAAAGTCGAAGCACATCGTGCTCTCTCAAATCTTTACGAAGCAAAGTATCTGGTTCAACTTTTCCGGTACGAGATCGCTCAAGACAGTTTAAAGGAAGCGAAAAGTGGCCCTGAACGAGATCTTGTTAGCTTCAACATCCTTATCAATCTAAACAAAAACGATGAAGCAACAGACATTGCGCAAAGAGTCTATTCGAAGGCTCTACGAGAAACCTGTTCTGAATTCGAATACGCAATCTTGAGAAGCGCAGGCCATCTGTTTTGTCAAGCAGAGGCGAGTGAAATGCTGCAAGTTTCTGTTTCTGGCTTTCAGAAGCTGGGAAGTGACTTCGGGACTGCAACGACGTTGAGTAATCTCGCAATTGTAGAGATGCTTCAGGGGCAAACCTCTAAAGCAGAGAAGCATCTCAAGCAAGCGTGTGACGGTCTCCAGACTCTATTGTCCAGTGAGATCTATCAACCTCTTGTCAATCTGAGTGCTCTGGCTCTAATGAGACAAGATTTCGTTGAAGCTGCCGAGTTCTTAAAATTGGCAAGAGATGATGCTCCGCGCACTTTGGCAATGGACGCCCTAATGTTTGATTACAATGGCCTCGCCCTAGCTATTTTGACTGGCAAAATTTCAGGCAAAAATGCTTGCCAGACATGTCTAAAGATCCATCATAAAGCTCAAAAAACTAAGGATATTCGATTTATCGAAACGCTCGGCTGGTTCTCCAATGAATTGGCAGTGCACTTCGATTCCGGCAAGAACGTCCAATTTTCCGACGAGATCATGGCCCGGGTTCTGAATCCCAAATTGGCTGGATTGGAATTGTTTCTTTCGACGAGTAAATTGGGTCCAGAAATGAGAGTTCCCTATATCCTGTCCCCACATTGGCGATACTAG
- a CDS encoding MAPEG family protein has translation MPEGISPFASYAMALAAVYALLVMVFVQSLVAAVAHRAQKSYVPGVVDEALGPESFVFRSHRTFMNSIENVPFMLGLILLAVMTGFDAWWLSLLSWVYVGGRLAHMITYYLVATRKNPSLRSYFFILAILAQLLLMVMLGVSWL, from the coding sequence ATGCCGGAAGGAATTTCCCCATTCGCCAGCTATGCAATGGCTTTGGCGGCGGTTTATGCATTGCTCGTGATGGTTTTTGTACAGTCACTGGTCGCTGCTGTGGCTCATCGGGCGCAAAAATCTTATGTGCCCGGTGTTGTAGATGAGGCCTTGGGGCCTGAATCCTTTGTCTTTCGAAGCCATAGGACCTTCATGAACTCCATCGAAAATGTGCCCTTCATGCTTGGCCTCATTCTCCTGGCCGTGATGACCGGTTTTGATGCCTGGTGGCTCTCGCTTTTAAGCTGGGTTTATGTTGGTGGCCGGTTGGCGCATATGATCACTTATTACCTTGTGGCAACGCGCAAAAATCCGAGTTTGCGCAGCTACTTCTTCATTCTCGCTATTCTGGCCCAACTTCTTCTCATGGTCATGCTGGGAGTATCCTGGCTTTAG
- a CDS encoding protein kinase: protein MSKRKHRLSLKSGAKTKHFTLKKEIGTGGNGDVWKASKDGHEDFAVKILRELTGISYKRFRNEIRALDDNKDIQGIIPMVAHHFPDDLSEGKPWYVMPLADPCIEYLEKKSPEEIVEHFVKLADTLSELHSRGIAHRDIKPENILALHGRLCFSDFGLVKYPEQAALTPERRDVGPKFTMAPEMRRRASQADGQKADVFSFSKTLWIALTKQFLGFDGHYVANSDLGLKNFLGDFYLSTLDDLIADCTVNDPSTRPTMPEVSHRLKEWLDIVASFQRRNKSEWSELLNRLFPITSPTRATWTDVNDILAVLNEVGKIRALNHMFLPSGGGNTLTRAERAREEGFIVIYADLAYILKPLKLTFESFNFSPQWSYIRLEAKSVEPTGICDIEPDAYSEALTELHPGDYREYGLWEYAGDLNEPLPKSARPVSRFLRGSFVIFSTSSPYNQDPSTYDARHEKMGEKEFREYIAKHSAEPLSSWYK, encoded by the coding sequence TTGAGTAAACGAAAACACAGACTCTCTCTCAAATCAGGGGCAAAAACCAAACACTTCACTTTGAAAAAAGAGATTGGCACTGGAGGCAATGGGGATGTGTGGAAAGCCTCCAAAGATGGGCATGAGGATTTTGCCGTTAAAATTCTTCGTGAACTAACAGGCATTTCCTATAAGCGATTTCGGAATGAAATTAGAGCACTGGATGACAACAAAGACATTCAGGGTATAATTCCAATGGTCGCCCACCATTTCCCTGATGACTTATCTGAAGGAAAGCCTTGGTACGTTATGCCTTTGGCAGATCCTTGCATTGAATATCTTGAAAAGAAATCACCTGAAGAAATAGTAGAACACTTTGTTAAACTAGCCGATACTCTATCTGAGCTGCATTCTCGTGGTATTGCTCACAGAGATATTAAGCCAGAGAACATTCTCGCTCTGCATGGTCGGCTTTGCTTCTCAGACTTCGGTTTGGTCAAATATCCCGAACAAGCCGCCCTTACGCCTGAAAGACGCGATGTCGGACCGAAGTTTACAATGGCTCCAGAAATGCGTCGCCGTGCAAGCCAAGCTGACGGTCAAAAGGCTGATGTTTTCTCATTTTCAAAAACTCTTTGGATTGCCTTAACTAAGCAATTTCTTGGGTTTGACGGACATTATGTAGCAAACTCCGACCTAGGGCTAAAGAACTTTCTAGGGGACTTTTACTTATCTACTTTGGACGATTTGATTGCTGACTGTACTGTAAACGATCCCTCGACAAGACCGACAATGCCTGAGGTATCACATAGGCTGAAAGAATGGTTGGATATTGTTGCGAGTTTTCAAAGACGCAACAAAAGCGAATGGTCCGAATTGCTCAATAGGCTTTTTCCAATAACATCTCCCACCAGAGCGACTTGGACAGATGTAAACGACATTTTGGCGGTTCTTAATGAAGTTGGAAAAATCCGTGCTCTTAATCATATGTTCTTGCCTAGCGGCGGTGGAAATACACTGACTCGAGCCGAACGTGCTCGAGAAGAAGGCTTTATTGTTATTTATGCCGATCTTGCTTACATATTGAAGCCACTCAAACTCACTTTCGAGTCCTTTAATTTTTCTCCTCAATGGAGTTACATACGATTGGAAGCCAAATCGGTGGAACCCACTGGAATCTGTGATATTGAGCCCGACGCCTATAGCGAGGCTCTTACGGAGCTGCACCCCGGAGACTATCGGGAATACGGCCTCTGGGAGTATGCAGGTGACCTCAATGAACCACTTCCCAAAAGCGCCAGACCTGTTAGCAGATTCCTTAGAGGATCCTTCGTAATATTCAGTACCAGTTCTCCCTACAATCAAGATCCGTCAACTTATGATGCCCGTCATGAAAAAATGGGAGAAAAAGAGTTTAGAGAATACATTGCCAAACATTCTGCCGAACCATTATCAAGTTGGTACAAATAG